Genomic segment of Parcubacteria group bacterium:
GCCATTACCATAGATGAAGTTTTAGAGTTTCAGAAACATAATAAAAATGACAACATTAGAACTAAAAAGTAAAAAAAGGGAAGTCTTTGGTAAAAAAGTAAAAGCCTTAAGAAGAATGGGCCAAATTCCGGCTGTGGTTTACGGCGGGAAAGGTTCTAGTTTGCCAATTTCAATTAACTCTGATGAATTTAACAAGGTTTTTAAAGCTGCCGGAGAAACAACCATCATTAAAATATTTATTGCCGCCCCCGAAGGGGGCGAGCCTCGCCAAGGGCGGGACGGTGCAGGTTTTAAGAATGTTTTGATATACGATACTGCTCGCGATGCGATTAATGGCAGTATCCGGCATGTTGATTTTTATGAAGTAAAAATGGACGAAAAGATAATCAAGAAAGTGCCGATTGTTTTTGTTAGTTCTGCGCCCGCCGTTGTTGATTTGGGCGGCGTTTTGATTAAATCAATGCAGGAACTTGAAATTAGGGCCTTACCCGCCGATTTACCACATGATATATCGGTAGATATTTCAGTTCTTAAGACGTTTGATGATAATATACTAGTTGGAGATATTAAACTGCCAAATAATGTTGAAACACTTGAAAATGCCGACACTTCAGTTGCTGTTGTCGCGGCGCCAAGATCGGATGCCGAAATCGAGGCCCTGTCTTCCGAGGTTGAAGAAAAGGTTGAAGAAGTAAAAGTTGAAACCGAAGAAACGGCGAAAGAACGAGAAAAAGAAAAAACGGCAGAACCGATAGTATAATTTTAATATTAAAAGGGGATTTTAATGGCAAAAAAAATAGGACTTTTGTTATTTTTGTTTTCCTTAACGTGGTACATTATCACGCCTAATGGTGTTTTTGCCGACGAACGGGACGATAAAATAAAACAGCTTGAAGCGTCAATAGATGGGTATAATCAGGAAATACAAAAAAAACAAAACGAAGCCCAAAGTTTGTCCACTCAAATTTCAATTTTTGAATTACAGATAAAACAGGCTCAAGCGGAGATAGATGCTACTAATCTGGTGATTAAAAAGCTTGATTCTGCTATTAGTCAAAAAGAATCAAGTATAGCGCAAAAAGAGCGGGAAATAAAACAACAAAATATTCTTCTGGCTCAATATTTGCGTCAAATAGCAAGAAGCGACGGCGGTTCACTTTTTGGTTTTTTGCTTAAAAACGGAAAATTTTCGGACTTTTTTAATGATATTAATTCTTTAAGTAACGTTCAAAGCCAAATTCACGGAGCGCTTGAAAAAATTAAGGAGTTAAAAGAAAAACTGGAAAAAGAAAAAGATGATTTAGAGGAAGACAGGGTCGAACAGGAACAGCTTAAGCGGATTCAGGCAAGGCAAAAAACTGAAATGGAAAATTCCAAAAAGCAAAAGCAAAAGCTTCTTGATCAAACTAAGGGACAGGAAAAAACCTACCAACAACTTATAGCTAAGGCGCGCGCTGATATTGAAACGATAAAAAATCAGCCATACAATCTTGCCATGGGCTTCAAAATGACTTTTGAAGAAGCCTTAAGTCATGCCATGAAGGCATCGCAACATACCGGAGTTCGTCCCGCATTTCTTATGGCGATTGTAAAAATTGAGTCGGATTGGGGCGGTAATGTCGGCAAGGGTACTTGGCGAACCGATATGCATCCCCGTGATTTTAACGCCTTTGCTGCGATAACCAGCGCTTTAGGATTAAACCCAGATTCAACGCCAGTTTCTAAAAAACCAGCCTACGGCTGGGGCGGTGCTATGGGACCGGCGCAGTTTATACCGACAACATGGATTTTATATGAAGCAGCGGTTGCTAAGCTAACGGGTCATAATCCACCGTCGCCATGGAATCTTGAAGATGCTTTTACCGCTTCCGGACTTTTGTTATCTGAATCTGGGGCGAATAAGCAAACTTACGCGGCAGAAACCAAAGCGGCGAAGATTTATATCGCCGGCGGCCGCTGGAATACTTCGCTAACGGCAAGAATTTATTCTAACAACGTTATGGCTACGGCAACCAAAATTCAAAAAGATATTGATATTTTAAATAATAATAAATAATCCCGCAGTTGCGGGGTTATTTTAAGTTTTGAGTAAGCGCTTCAATCATCGGTTCCATGTTGCCGTCTAATATTTTTTCCATGTTATGCCAGGATTT
This window contains:
- a CDS encoding 50S ribosomal protein L25 encodes the protein MTTLELKSKKREVFGKKVKALRRMGQIPAVVYGGKGSSLPISINSDEFNKVFKAAGETTIIKIFIAAPEGGEPRQGRDGAGFKNVLIYDTARDAINGSIRHVDFYEVKMDEKIIKKVPIVFVSSAPAVVDLGGVLIKSMQELEIRALPADLPHDISVDISVLKTFDDNILVGDIKLPNNVETLENADTSVAVVAAPRSDAEIEALSSEVEEKVEEVKVETEETAKEREKEKTAEPIV
- a CDS encoding lytic murein transglycosylase; amino-acid sequence: MAKKIGLLLFLFSLTWYIITPNGVFADERDDKIKQLEASIDGYNQEIQKKQNEAQSLSTQISIFELQIKQAQAEIDATNLVIKKLDSAISQKESSIAQKEREIKQQNILLAQYLRQIARSDGGSLFGFLLKNGKFSDFFNDINSLSNVQSQIHGALEKIKELKEKLEKEKDDLEEDRVEQEQLKRIQARQKTEMENSKKQKQKLLDQTKGQEKTYQQLIAKARADIETIKNQPYNLAMGFKMTFEEALSHAMKASQHTGVRPAFLMAIVKIESDWGGNVGKGTWRTDMHPRDFNAFAAITSALGLNPDSTPVSKKPAYGWGGAMGPAQFIPTTWILYEAAVAKLTGHNPPSPWNLEDAFTASGLLLSESGANKQTYAAETKAAKIYIAGGRWNTSLTARIYSNNVMATATKIQKDIDILNNNK